One Helianthus annuus cultivar XRQ/B chromosome 12, HanXRQr2.0-SUNRISE, whole genome shotgun sequence genomic region harbors:
- the LOC110893731 gene encoding pentatricopeptide repeat-containing protein At2g15690, mitochondrial, translating into MESSLSSIQFTFHIPKQPKPKYPPHLSPFPISCTASRNNATTRTTYRRRTPPPKPPTNRKPTTQSPPPDANLITLCKNGSIEQTIELMSQGVPAGYDVFEIVLDSCTEIELGKKVQQLLIRSSYYGNVNLNSKLVKMYVKCNSMRDARRVFDRMRERKELTLWHLMIKGYVDNGEADAGLLLYDQMKELGLVPNGETFRLVLSACGDSVQDCLKHFKSMTQEYDLVPEVEHYLGVIDVLGKAGHVNEAMEFIEEMDCEPTVEIWESLMSYARIHGDIELEDRVGALLDPSMEALDKLPLPKGKQSLVNMLEGKNKVNEYRNTDFDKEDAYGKLKGLNGQMRDYGYVPDTRYVLHDIDQEAKEQALMYHSERLAIAYGLISTPARTTLRVIKNLRICGDCHNAIKIMSKIVGRELIVRDNKRFHHFKDGKCSCGDYW; encoded by the coding sequence ATGGAGTCATCTCTTTCATCTATCCAATTCACCTTCCACATTCCAAAACAACCCAAACCCAAATACCCACCTCACCTTTCCCCATTCCCCATATCCTGCACCGCATCACGCAACAACGCCACCACACGCACCACCTATCGCCGCCGTACCCCACCACCAAAACCACCAACAAACCGAAAACCCACCACCCAATCTCCACCACCGGATGCAAACTTAATAACCTTATGCAAAAACGGTTCAATTGAACAAACAATTGAGTTAATGTCACAAGGTGTACCTGCAGGGTACGATGTTTTTGAGATTGTTTTGGATTCTTGTACCGAAATTGAGTTAGGGAAGAAGGTTCAGCAGCTTCTTATTAGATCATCTTATTACGGTAATGTGAATTTGAACTCAAAGTTGGTGAAAATGTATGTGAAATGCAATAGTATGAGGGATGCACGCAGGGTGTTCGACAGAATGCGTGAACGAAAAGAGTTAACGTTATGGCATTTGATGATTAAAGGGTATGTAGATAACGGTGAAGCGGATGCGGGTTTGTTGTTATATGATCAAATGAAAGAGTTAGGATTGGTTCCAAATGGGGAGACTTTTAGATTGGTTTTATCGGCTTGTGGTGATTCGGTTCAAGACTGTTTGAAACATTTTAAATCGATGACGCAAGAGTATGATTTAGTTCCGGAAGTTGAACATTATTTAGGGGTGATTGATGTTTTGGGGAAAGCGGGGCATGTAAACGAAGCTATGGAGTTTATTGAAGAAATGGATTGTGAACCCACGGTTGAAATATGGGAGTCGTTGATGAGTTATGCGCGAATCCATGGTGATATTGAGCTTGAAGATCGTGTTGGAGCGCTTTTGGATCCGTCTATGGAGGCACTTGATAAACTTCCATTGCCAAAAGGGAAACAATCTTTGGTTAATATGCTTGAAGGGAAGAATAAGGTGAATGAGTATAGAAACACAGATTTCGACAAGGAGGATGCATATGGGAAGCTTAAAGGGTTAAATGGCCAAATGAGAGATTATGGGTATGTGCCCGACACACGATATGTGCTTCATGACATTGATCAAGAAGCTAAAGAGCAAGCATTGATGTACCATAGCGAGCGGTTAGCTATTGCGTATGGTTTGATTAGTACGCCTGCAAGAACGACTCTTAGGGTCATCAAGAATCTTAGGATATGTGGCGATTGTCATAATGCTATCAAGATCATGTCCAAGATTGTTGGAAGAGAGCTCATTGTGAGGGACAACAAGCGGTTTCATCATTTTAAGGATGGCAAATGCTCTTGTGGAGATTATTGGTAA
- the LOC110893730 gene encoding mitochondrial carrier protein CoAc2: MDREGVVDAIPLFAKELIAGGVAGGVAKTIVAPLERLKILFQTRSEFHNIGLLASFRRIAKTEGILGFYRGNGASVARIVPYAALHYMAYEQYRRQISYSFPRMGNGSVVDLLAGSLSGGTAVLFTYPLDLVRTKLAYQVVDAPKLNVKGAMGSERAFGGIRDCFSRTYKEAGMRGLYRGVAPSLYGIFPYAGLKFYFYEEMKSNVPDNYRKHIMVKLACGSVAGLLGQTFTYPLDVVRRQMQVQRLHASNGPEFKGTIGTLVMIVQKEGWKQLFSGLSINYLKVVPSVAIGFTVYDVMKAYLRVPPRDKAIVEEATNKSESQT; this comes from the exons ATGGATAGGGAAGGAGTTGTGGACGCTATTCCTCTCTTCGCTAAAGAATTGATCGCCGGCGGTGTTGCCGGAGGAGTTGCCAAGACGATTGTTGCTCCTCTTGAACGTCTCAAGATCTTGTTTCAG ACTAGAAGTGAATTTCATAATATAGGATTATTAGCGTCTTTTAGAAGGATTGCAAAGACAGAAGGGATTCTAGGATTTTACAG AGGAAACGGAGCTAGTGTTGCGAGGATTGTTCCTTACGCAGCATTGCATTATATGGCATATGAACAATACAGAAGACAAATTAGCTACAGCTTTCCTCGCATGGGAAATGGTTCAGTTGTTGATCTGTTAGCAGGATCGTTATCTGGAGGAACCGCTGTTCTTTTTACATATCCGCTTGATTTGGTTAGAACTAAATTGGCGTATCAG GTTGTGGATGCTCCCAAATTGAACGTTAAAGGGGCCATGGGTAGCGAACGTGCATTCGGAGGAATAAGGGATTGTTTTTCGAGGACTTATAAAGAGGCTGGGATGAGAGGCCTTTACCGTGGTGTAG CTCCATCACTCTATGGAATCTTTCCTTATGCTGGTTTAAAGTTTTACTTCTATGAGGAAATGAAAAGCAATGTTCCGGATAATTACAGAAAGCACATAATGGTCAAACTTGCTTGTGGATCTGTTGCTGGTTTACTCGGTCAAACTTTCACATATCCTTTGGATGTCGTGCGAAGGCAAATGCAG GTTCAGCGGTTACACGCTTCAAACGGTCCAGAGTTTAAAGGAACAATCGGAACTCTTGTTATGATTGTCCAAAAAGAAGGATGGAAGCAACTATTTTCAGGACTGAGCATCAACTATCTGAAG GTTGTACCGTCAGTTGCAATTGGTTTCACCGTCTATGACGTTATGAAAGCATACTTGAGAGTCCCGCCACGAGATAAAGCCATTGTTGAAGAGGCCACAAACAAAAGTGAGAGTCAAACATAA